Part of the Leptolyngbya sp. BL0902 genome, AAGCCAGATTTTTTCCGTGCCCCGGTGTTGGGATGCAGCACACCCCGCTTAACGGCTTTGTCAATTTTGCTGTAGGCCGTGGCCATCTTGGCCTCAGCCGCCGCCAGGTTTTCTGGAGTGGGGTCAGCCTGATAAGCCTCAGCCGCCGCCAGGTAGGATTTGCTGAGTGTTTTAACCGCTGACTTATAGGAACGATTCCGAAGCCGATTCCGCTCGGCAACTTCGATGCGCTTGAGCGCAGACTTAATGTTTGCCACAGTATGCCCTAGCTTAACAAGATTATGCTTGATCTGGATATAACATCTTAGCACCAGATGTCGCCATTCAGCAGAAGGATGATCGAATTGTCTAAATTCTGCTCCAGATTGACCGATGGGGTTGATTGGGCCGGATACGTCGTTATTATCCCCATTCCCGCCATGAAAATGGGCCTTCTAGGACTGGAATGGGGGCAACTGATTGGCAGGGAAACTCCCAGGGCCTCCGGCAAATACCCGAATAAATCGACTATCCTGTATAGAATACAACGACTCACCTAGGGCTGTCCTAGGGGGCGTTAGAGAGCCTAACCCCTGGGCCATCGTTGACTGTCGAATCCATCTGAACCCATCCGCCGTAATGCTGCGCATCATCCACCAGATTCCTGAGGCAAGGGCCGAGCTACAGCGTATCTGTGCCCGCACCCACGACGACCAGGTCGTTCACAAGGAGGCGACTGTTCGTGAGATCCTACACGCGGTTAAACGCCAGGGCGACCAGGCTTTGGTGCAGTATACCCAAGACTTTGACCGGGTTTTGCTCACTCCAGAGGATCTGCGGGTAACGGGGGCAGAAATGGACGCTGCCTACCAGCAGGTGAGTAAGCCCCTGCTGGATGCCCTGCGGGTAGCCTGTCGCAACATTGAAGCTTTTCACCGCCAGCGTTTGCCGAAAAGCTGGGTGCAGTTTGAAGACAACGGCGTGGTGCTGGGAAAACGATATACCCCGGTGGATCGGGCGGGGATCTATATTCCTGGGGGTCGCGCTGCCTACCCCAGTACGGTGCTGATGAACGCCATTCCGGCCAAGGTGGCAGGGGTATCGCGGATTGTCATGGTGACGCCCCCTGGCCCCGATAAGGCCATTACCCCAGCGGTGCTGGTGGCGGCTCAGGAGGCTGGAATTTCCGAGATTTACCGAGTGGGCGGTGCCCAGGCGGTCGGTGCCTTGGCCTATGGCACTGAAAGCATCCCGGCAGTAGACGTAATCACTGGCCCCGGCAACATCTACGTGACCCTGGCCAAAAAGCTGGTGTTTGGCGCTGTGGGGATTGACTCCCTGGCAGGGCCGTCGGAGGTGCTGGTGATTGCCGATGGCAGCGCCAACGCCGACCATGTGGCTACGGATATGCTAGCCCAGGCAGAGCATGATCCCCTGGCAGCCTCGATTTTAATTACCACCAGTGCCCCCCTCGCCGACGCCGTGGCGGCATCGGTGGCCCGTCAGCTAGCGGATCACCCTCGCCAAACCCTGACGGAAAAATCCATCGCCAACTACGGCCTCGCGGTAGTGGTAGATACCCTAGATCAGGCGGCAGAATTGTCTAATCAGTTTGCCCCAGAACATCTACAGCTTGAGGTGGACGATCCCTGGGCGCTGCTCGATCAGATTCGCCATGCCGGGGCGATTTTCCTGGGGCACTCGACCCCCGAAGCCATTGGCGACTACCTAGCGGGGCCAAACCACACCCTGCCTACCTCCGGCGCGGCCCGCTATGCCTCGCCCCTCTGCACCGAGACGTTCATGAAGCATTCCAGTCTGATTCAGTACACCCCCCAGGCGCTCCAGGAGGTGTCTGAGGCCATTGCTGTGTTGACCGAGGCGGAAGGACTGCCCTCCCACGGGCAATCGGTATCGGATCGGGTGTAGCCCCAGACCCAGCGAGAAGACGGGTACCCAGGGCACGAGTTGGCGTACAATACCTGTTCAGCCGTTGCCAAGGGATTAGGGTGCCTGTGTTTGACGTTGTTCTGATTGCCTTAGACTGTACCCCCTTCGATCAAGAGGTGATGGTAGCGGCTCAGCAGTTGCGGCTGGAGGAGGACGTAACGGTAGTTTTTGTCCACGTGCTGCCCTACGCCGAAGACACCGCTGGCCAGGACGTGTCTCGCCCGCTGCCCCCCACCCACGACTTTCCCCACGGCCAGTTAGAGCAATACCTGCGCTCCTGTGCCGATCAGTTGGCCGATCCGGCCCTGGGTCAGAATTTTCGCCTAGACACCCTATTTGAGATCGTCCAGGGCGACGCGGAAACCGAAATTATTCGCCTCGCCAACATTCACCAGGCTGATTTGATTCTGCTGGGCAGTCGGGGGCTGACGGGGGTGAATCGCATCCTGGCGGGTTCCGTCAGCAGCCAGGTGGTGGCCGATGCCCCCTGTACGGTGATGGTCGTCAAACCGCCCCAGGACTAGACTATCCTACCCCTGGATCACCCCAATCCTAGACCGCGTCTCTAGTCCGAACGACCCAGGGCATAGCGCTGACGAAACTGCTCCTCGGCCAGGGCTTCTAAGAAGTGCTTTAGGGGTTGGGGATCGGGGCTGGCGGGCTGGTCGGAGATAATTTGAATCCAACCTGACACGTCGGTGGTGCAGTGGGGAGTGAGCCCAACGGCAGCCAAGGCCAGCAGGCCCAGGTCTAGGGAAACCTCAGAAATCCTTAGCCGTTCTCTCAGGTAATCGCGGGACACGGCGGTTTGGGTGCGGGCTAGGTATTTGGCCATGCCTGCCAAGGTCTGCCAGACCGTGATGGGAGATGCGGCGTTGATAGACTCAGCATGAGCGGTTAGGCTGGCGTTCAGTCGGGGCAGATGGCCAGAAATGAGGCCAAAATCGCCAAAATCAGGAGTTAGGGCAACGTCAGGCTGAACGGTTTCCGTATCACCGACAGCAGAGCGCACATCCACCAGCTTGACGTGGTAGCCCTGGCGCTGGCTGTGATCCAACTCCACCACCACATCACAGCGGCCTTCGGGCAGTTCCTCCTTATAATGCCCCCACCACTCCCCCGGAAAGCCTGCGGTGGCGGTATCGTCCCCCAGGTCAAACTCGGTTTTGATGAAGCCGACCCCCTGGTTGGTGGCATCGCGCAGATTGCGGTGAAAGGCGTTGGCAAACCAAGCGTTCCGAATTAGCAGCCGGGGAACGGGATGGCCCATGCCGTAGGGCTCTAACAGCTTGAGTTCTCGAAATAGGTCTTGCCCCAAGTCTGCCACGGTCACGGTTAGGTCAATGGTGAGACTAGGCTGGGGAATGCCGCTGCCCAGGGCCTCCCGCACCGCTCGGTTCATGGCGGTGGTGAACATGGCTAGCCGCTCCACAGGCAGGGTAAGACCAGCGGCGAGGGGGTGTCCGCCAAAGCTGGTCAGCAAATCTGCCTGGGATTGGAACAAATTGTACAGGTCTAGGCCGGGGACGGATCGGGCAGAACCCCTGGCTAGGCGTGGTGTTTCTGGGGATTCTGCGGAACTGGGGGGATCGATGGTGAGTAGGAGAGTGGGCCGACCGAGGGTTTGACTCACCTGTCCGGCCACCAGACCCAGAATGCCCGTGGGCCATTGTTCGTCGGCCAGAATGACGCAGTGGGTCGTCGCCAGATCGAGGGCCGCGACCCGATCCATCACCTGACGGTAGAGATCTCGCTGAAGCCCCTTGCGGCGGGTGTTGGCCAGTTCCGCCTCGTAGGCGAGTTTGCGGCAGCGGGCCGCATCTTGGCTGGTGAGCAGTTCCACACAAAAGCGGGCGTCGCCATGGATGCGGCTGACGGCATTGATGCGCGGCCCTAGGCCAAAGGAAATATCCGTGGGCCGATCCCCCGTTTTCTTGCAGAGGGTCAGCAATTCTTTCACCCCTGGCCGAGGGTGGGGAGGGTGGTCTGTCAGGTGGGTTTGGAGCTGCTTTAAGCCCCGCTGGGCCAGGTAGCGGCAGTCTCCGGTGAGGTCTACTAGGTCGGCAATGAGGCCAATGGCGACGAGATCTAGGAGATGTTCGAGGGCAAAATGTGGCGGGACATCAAGGGACTCGTACAGCCCCTCTAGCAGCTTATAGGCCACCGCCACGCCGGACAGGGTGGCCAGGGGATGCCCCGTGGGGAACCTGCGGGGATTAATCAACGCTACGGCAGCGGGGTCGGTCTCCGGTAGGGTGTGGTGGTCGGTGATGATCACCTCCATGCCCAGGCGTTGGGCATAGGCTACTTCCTCCAGGTTGGTGCTGCCCGTGTCGCAGGTGACGATCAACCCTGTGCCCCAGTCCCGTACCTGATCTAGCCCTGCCTTAGACAGCCCGTGGGATTCTCGCAGCCGATTGGGAATGTAGTAATGCAGGGTAGTTCCCTGGTCAAAGAGTTGACCCAGCCCCTCCCACAGAACGGCGGTAGCCGTCACTCCATCGGCATCAAAATCACCCCAGATGGTCACGGTTTCCTGCTGCGCCATGGCCCGCTTGAGGCGATCTATCGCCCTTGCCATCGGCAGACCAAAGGCCCCCGGTGGAGTGGGGATGTAGGCCATTGGGCCACCGTCGTCCTCTAGGGGGTTGAGGAAACCCGCAACCCCCTCCAAGGGAACGAGTTGACGCTGCCACAGCACCTGCGCAGCCCAGCCTGCCAGCGTCGCTGAGGGATCTTGGGCCGTCGCGGCGGTCGCCACGGCCCAAAGCCAGGATTCTGGAGGTGGGGTAGAGGCGGCACAGTGCCAAAGTCGGGGGGAGTCATCCATCGCCTTTGGAAGCCGAGGGCTATGGCGTGCCCTAGACCATGGCTAGCAGCTTATCGAGGTTTTTGGCCGTTTCAAAGAAGTAGGCCGCGTTTTCTTCGGGGGTGCCGGGGAGGATGCCGTGGCCCAGGTTGAGGATGTGGCCGCGATTTCCGGCTTTCTTAACGGTGTCGAGGATGCGCTCGCGAATGAGTTCCTTAGACCCAAACAGGATGGCAGGATCCACATTGCCCTGGACGGCAACGTTGGGGCCAAGGCGACGACGGGCTTCGGCCATGTCCACCGTCCAATCCACGCTGACAATATCCACGCCAGACTCGCCCATCATGTCAAAAATTCCGGCGCTGCCGCTGATGTAGAGAATCAAAGGCGTGTCGGGGTGGGTTTGCTTCACCTGCTGCACCACCCGCTGCTGGTAGGGCAGGGCGAAGGTGCGGTAGTCCATGGGGCTGAGCTGTCCGGCCCAGGAGTCGAAAAGCTGCACCACCTGGGCACCGCAGTCGATTTGGTAGCGCACGTAGTTGGCAATGTTGTCCGCCAGTTTGCCCAGCAGGGTGTG contains:
- the rpsT gene encoding 30S ribosomal protein S20, translating into MANIKSALKRIEVAERNRLRNRSYKSAVKTLSKSYLAAAEAYQADPTPENLAAAEAKMATAYSKIDKAVKRGVLHPNTGARKKSGLARALKTKDSQGTAAS
- the hisD gene encoding histidinol dehydrogenase, whose protein sequence is MLRIIHQIPEARAELQRICARTHDDQVVHKEATVREILHAVKRQGDQALVQYTQDFDRVLLTPEDLRVTGAEMDAAYQQVSKPLLDALRVACRNIEAFHRQRLPKSWVQFEDNGVVLGKRYTPVDRAGIYIPGGRAAYPSTVLMNAIPAKVAGVSRIVMVTPPGPDKAITPAVLVAAQEAGISEIYRVGGAQAVGALAYGTESIPAVDVITGPGNIYVTLAKKLVFGAVGIDSLAGPSEVLVIADGSANADHVATDMLAQAEHDPLAASILITTSAPLADAVAASVARQLADHPRQTLTEKSIANYGLAVVVDTLDQAAELSNQFAPEHLQLEVDDPWALLDQIRHAGAIFLGHSTPEAIGDYLAGPNHTLPTSGAARYASPLCTETFMKHSSLIQYTPQALQEVSEAIAVLTEAEGLPSHGQSVSDRV
- the recJ gene encoding single-stranded-DNA-specific exonuclease RecJ, which codes for MDDSPRLWHCAASTPPPESWLWAVATAATAQDPSATLAGWAAQVLWQRQLVPLEGVAGFLNPLEDDGGPMAYIPTPPGAFGLPMARAIDRLKRAMAQQETVTIWGDFDADGVTATAVLWEGLGQLFDQGTTLHYYIPNRLRESHGLSKAGLDQVRDWGTGLIVTCDTGSTNLEEVAYAQRLGMEVIITDHHTLPETDPAAVALINPRRFPTGHPLATLSGVAVAYKLLEGLYESLDVPPHFALEHLLDLVAIGLIADLVDLTGDCRYLAQRGLKQLQTHLTDHPPHPRPGVKELLTLCKKTGDRPTDISFGLGPRINAVSRIHGDARFCVELLTSQDAARCRKLAYEAELANTRRKGLQRDLYRQVMDRVAALDLATTHCVILADEQWPTGILGLVAGQVSQTLGRPTLLLTIDPPSSAESPETPRLARGSARSVPGLDLYNLFQSQADLLTSFGGHPLAAGLTLPVERLAMFTTAMNRAVREALGSGIPQPSLTIDLTVTVADLGQDLFRELKLLEPYGMGHPVPRLLIRNAWFANAFHRNLRDATNQGVGFIKTEFDLGDDTATAGFPGEWWGHYKEELPEGRCDVVVELDHSQRQGYHVKLVDVRSAVGDTETVQPDVALTPDFGDFGLISGHLPRLNASLTAHAESINAASPITVWQTLAGMAKYLARTQTAVSRDYLRERLRISEVSLDLGLLALAAVGLTPHCTTDVSGWIQIISDQPASPDPQPLKHFLEALAEEQFRQRYALGRSD
- a CDS encoding universal stress protein; amino-acid sequence: MFDVVLIALDCTPFDQEVMVAAQQLRLEEDVTVVFVHVLPYAEDTAGQDVSRPLPPTHDFPHGQLEQYLRSCADQLADPALGQNFRLDTLFEIVQGDAETEIIRLANIHQADLILLGSRGLTGVNRILAGSVSSQVVADAPCTVMVVKPPQD